A genomic region of Nitrosomonas ureae contains the following coding sequences:
- a CDS encoding DUF4214 domain-containing protein, protein MTTTNFDSDPLVTNDNVTSATYSGWTFGASSAVNFANANSGELSVLLNQSGGRSIISNYGGASVTDFYFKSSDGSDFQLNSFKIDNGPNGASSSLTIAGYRDNALIVSAESVNLAISDAAGNITYTQQDNFAPLYSGLLTFNSAFNNIDEIRFVFGSAVELTVDDIDISAAVVPPTITSAAYDASTNSLIVTGTNMVATGGAVNDIDVSKLTLTGQGGATYTLTSSNVEITSATQFTVALNAIDQINVEGLLNKNGTSSVGATTYNIAAAVDWNPAQTGNADTTGNAITVSNVQTPTITSSTYDASTGTLVVTGSNFVQASGATNDITVNKLTFTGEGGSTYTLTNSSNVEITSGTAFTVTLSATDKAGINQIINKNGTSSTGTTTYNLAAADDWNTVIGNTDISDATGNGITASNIAAPTITSATFDASTGALVVTGSSFLKANGATNDIDASKLTFTGEGGTTYTLTDSPDVEITSGTAFTVILSGTDKAAINLIANKNGTASTDGTTYNLAAAEDWAAGADASVSVVDTTGNGITVANVAVPAITSATYDANSGALTVTGTGFLNASGATNDIVANKFTLTGEGGSTYTLTDSSNIEITSGTAFNITLSATDKAAINQIINKNGTSSTVGTTYNLAAAEDWAAGADAAVTVADTTGNGITASNVAAPAMTSATYDYSSNMLTVTGTGFLSNDGASNDIDLSKLTITGESGATYTLTTVTDVEITSGTVFSATLTGADLINVESLLNKDGTSSVSSTTYNLAGAEDWSAGADAAVAVADLTGNGITVSNYTVPAITSATFDASTHVLTVTGSNFVANSGASNDIAVSLLTLIGEGGSYTLTSSDVEITSATAFSVTLNVTDQLAVHGLLNKNGTASSGATTYNIAATEDWMAGTAASSTVADLTGNGITVSNVQTPTITSATYDSDSGILVVTGTHLFNKTGANNDVDISTLTLTGGVANATYTITSSSDVEITSATSFSVTLSGADKTNVDALLDQTGTTSSGGSTYNLAAADNWLAGADSATDISDTINAITVSINPRITSATYDASSGALVVTATNLQANSGGADIDASLLTFTGEDGTTYTLTDSADVEITSASAFTITLSATDKTVINQIVNKNGTASTGGTTYNLAAADDWNTNVTSGDTADSTGNGITASNVAAPAITSATYDASTGALAVTGTDFLKAGGATNDIDASKFTFTGEGGETYTLTDSADVEIASGTAFTITLSATDKAAINQIINKNGTASTGGTTYNLAAAEDWATGADAAVNVADTTGNGVTVSNVAAPEITSATYNTGTGILVVTGSGFLKTSGAANDIDASKFTFTGEGGATYTLTDSVDVEITSGTTFTLTLSATDKAAANLLLNKTGTTSTDATTYNLAAAEDWAAGADAAVNVADLAGNGIIVTVATSSSGGGGNGSSTTTTVDGVEIATTTQADGTVITTLLPITGTREDDPSSLLNDRADIPLITGTSGNTLLTISLPTGVGVNAQGLPQEMNLTNARSDLIQRIAQQAGLDSTDERVVNPVENFLSTLNSETTLGIRTVTPTINSNQAPELPIIITGTENTGDLRQALIIDASNLPPGSILQLMNVAFAFIVGAVNITGGAGENYVVGDDHNQYIVLGADNDVLFGSGGDDTIGSLSGDDQTSGDTGNDIVFGGSGNDRLSGGSGNDRLNGGLGFDTAVLEGGLSDYRIEINNDNVMLTQLSNEETDTLTDIELLQFATGSSAVIAYSENEAVAHHLARTWLKRDLTAVEGNAVQNWENATPDEILTAFYNLPEDIELHDKTSDELLAGLNTNPSIIRLDAIRNFTGSDENDLGYLPLGLSINANGGAGHDALQFPGTRENVHVEFSGDWLELTQLSDGAMLNLKNAEMIAFDNGESVVIAHNATEGILGRLFHGFFDRDATMAEWQLGREALQDQIDPDTILDWFQQRADLDALTDADYVQTIYSRTLDRSATDDELSLQMSRLANGQIERKWLAVEIAQGSEAATHLIGSVMLQEGWI, encoded by the coding sequence ATGACCACTACAAATTTCGATAGCGATCCGCTAGTCACTAACGATAACGTTACTTCGGCCACCTACAGCGGATGGACATTTGGTGCCAGTAGCGCAGTCAATTTTGCAAATGCCAATTCTGGAGAGCTTTCGGTGCTTTTGAATCAATCCGGCGGACGATCCATTATTTCCAATTATGGCGGCGCCAGCGTAACCGATTTTTACTTCAAATCTTCGGACGGCTCCGATTTTCAGCTCAATTCATTCAAAATTGACAATGGTCCTAATGGTGCTTCAAGTTCTTTAACCATCGCCGGTTACCGGGATAACGCTCTGATCGTGAGTGCGGAATCTGTCAATTTAGCCATCAGCGATGCGGCTGGAAATATCACTTATACACAACAAGATAATTTTGCACCACTTTACAGCGGATTGCTGACGTTCAATTCCGCATTTAACAATATTGATGAGATACGTTTTGTTTTTGGCAGTGCGGTAGAACTGACCGTCGATGATATCGACATTTCAGCAGCGGTTGTTCCTCCCACGATCACCTCAGCCGCTTACGACGCCAGTACCAATTCGTTGATCGTCACGGGTACCAACATGGTTGCTACCGGCGGCGCAGTGAATGATATCGATGTTTCAAAACTGACCCTGACCGGACAAGGCGGCGCAACGTATACGCTCACTTCGTCCAATGTCGAAATCACTTCAGCTACTCAATTCACGGTTGCTTTAAATGCCATCGATCAGATCAATGTGGAAGGATTGTTGAATAAAAACGGCACTTCTTCAGTAGGCGCAACCACTTATAATATCGCAGCAGCGGTTGACTGGAATCCTGCTCAAACCGGTAACGCCGATACTACAGGTAACGCCATCACTGTCAGCAATGTGCAAACACCAACGATTACCTCTTCCACCTACGATGCCAGCACCGGAACCCTGGTCGTTACCGGATCAAATTTCGTTCAAGCGAGCGGCGCAACCAATGACATCACCGTCAACAAACTTACATTCACCGGCGAAGGCGGATCCACTTACACACTGACAAATAGCAGCAATGTTGAAATCACCTCGGGTACGGCTTTCACGGTTACGCTCAGCGCCACCGATAAAGCCGGGATCAATCAGATTATTAACAAGAATGGCACCAGCTCCACGGGCACCACAACGTATAACTTAGCCGCCGCCGATGACTGGAACACCGTAATCGGCAATACCGATATTTCAGATGCGACCGGTAACGGCATTACCGCCTCCAACATAGCCGCACCCACGATCACATCCGCCACTTTTGACGCCAGCACCGGGGCGCTGGTGGTCACCGGCAGTAGCTTCTTAAAAGCAAACGGTGCCACGAATGACATCGATGCCTCCAAACTGACTTTTACAGGTGAAGGCGGTACCACTTACACATTGACCGATTCCCCTGATGTCGAGATCACCTCCGGCACGGCATTCACCGTAATCCTGAGCGGCACTGATAAAGCCGCGATCAATCTAATCGCCAACAAAAACGGCACAGCGTCAACCGATGGCACGACCTATAATCTGGCTGCTGCGGAAGACTGGGCAGCGGGTGCCGATGCATCCGTCAGTGTAGTGGACACGACTGGCAACGGTATTACGGTGGCCAATGTTGCTGTGCCTGCGATCACTTCAGCTACTTACGATGCCAACAGCGGCGCGCTGACGGTTACCGGCACCGGTTTCCTGAATGCCAGCGGTGCCACCAACGACATTGTTGCCAACAAATTTACGCTCACCGGCGAAGGCGGTTCCACGTATACGCTGACCGATTCCAGTAATATCGAAATCACTTCCGGTACGGCATTCAACATTACGTTGAGCGCGACCGACAAAGCCGCGATTAATCAGATCATCAATAAAAATGGCACGTCTTCGACCGTCGGCACCACATACAATCTGGCCGCTGCGGAAGATTGGGCCGCCGGTGCCGATGCGGCGGTTACCGTAGCCGATACGACAGGCAATGGCATCACCGCATCCAATGTAGCCGCACCAGCCATGACATCGGCAACCTATGATTACAGCAGCAATATGCTAACCGTCACCGGAACCGGTTTTCTCTCCAACGACGGTGCCAGTAACGACATTGATCTGTCCAAGCTGACTATCACCGGAGAAAGCGGTGCGACTTATACGCTGACCACCGTCACGGATGTGGAAATCACATCAGGTACGGTATTCTCGGCAACATTGACTGGCGCGGATCTGATCAATGTTGAGTCGCTGCTGAATAAGGATGGCACATCGTCGGTCAGCAGCACGACCTACAATCTCGCGGGCGCCGAAGATTGGTCAGCGGGTGCCGATGCCGCAGTAGCGGTAGCCGATCTCACCGGTAATGGCATCACGGTCAGCAACTACACCGTTCCGGCGATTACTTCCGCTACTTTTGACGCCAGCACTCATGTTCTGACCGTAACCGGAAGCAACTTTGTTGCCAACAGTGGCGCGAGCAACGACATTGCAGTTTCCCTGCTGACATTAATCGGCGAAGGCGGCAGTTACACATTAACTTCTTCGGATGTTGAAATCACCTCGGCAACCGCCTTCAGCGTCACGCTGAATGTAACCGACCAATTGGCCGTGCACGGCTTGCTGAACAAGAACGGCACCGCTTCTTCCGGCGCAACCACTTACAATATCGCGGCGACTGAAGACTGGATGGCCGGAACCGCAGCTTCCAGCACTGTCGCCGACCTGACAGGCAATGGCATCACAGTCAGCAATGTTCAAACACCTACAATCACTTCGGCAACCTACGACTCTGATTCGGGTATCCTGGTCGTTACCGGCACCCATCTATTTAACAAGACCGGCGCTAATAATGATGTGGACATTTCCACATTAACCTTGACCGGCGGCGTTGCCAATGCCACGTATACCATCACCAGTTCGTCGGATGTGGAAATCACTTCGGCAACTTCTTTCAGCGTTACCCTATCCGGCGCGGACAAAACCAACGTGGATGCATTGCTGGACCAAACCGGCACGACCTCATCGGGGGGTTCTACCTATAACCTGGCCGCTGCAGACAACTGGCTGGCGGGTGCTGATTCTGCGACTGATATTAGCGACACGATCAATGCAATAACCGTTTCAATCAATCCAAGAATCACCTCAGCGACTTATGATGCATCTTCCGGTGCTTTAGTCGTCACCGCCACTAATCTGCAAGCCAATAGCGGCGGTGCCGACATCGATGCATCACTCTTAACGTTCACCGGCGAAGACGGGACCACTTATACGCTGACCGATTCCGCCGATGTCGAAATCACTTCCGCCAGCGCATTCACCATCACGTTAAGCGCTACCGACAAGACCGTCATCAATCAGATCGTCAATAAAAATGGCACCGCTTCCACCGGGGGAACTACTTACAATCTGGCTGCAGCGGATGACTGGAACACCAATGTCACCAGCGGCGACACCGCGGATAGCACCGGCAACGGCATTACTGCTTCCAATGTGGCAGCACCAGCCATCACGTCCGCCACCTATGACGCCAGCACGGGTGCCTTGGCAGTAACCGGCACCGATTTCCTGAAAGCCGGCGGTGCAACCAATGATATTGATGCATCCAAATTCACGTTCACCGGCGAAGGCGGTGAAACCTATACGCTGACTGATTCCGCCGATGTCGAGATCGCCTCCGGCACCGCGTTTACAATTACATTAAGTGCCACCGACAAAGCCGCCATCAACCAAATCATCAATAAAAATGGCACCGCTTCCACCGGTGGAACTACTTATAATCTGGCTGCAGCGGAAGATTGGGCGACCGGTGCCGATGCAGCCGTCAACGTGGCCGATACTACCGGCAACGGCGTAACCGTTTCCAATGTCGCCGCGCCGGAGATCACTTCGGCGACGTATAACACGGGCACCGGCATATTGGTAGTGACCGGCAGCGGCTTCCTGAAAACCAGCGGCGCTGCCAACGATATCGATGCTTCCAAATTTACTTTTACCGGCGAAGGTGGCGCTACCTACACACTCACTGATTCTGTCGATGTCGAGATCACTTCCGGCACCACGTTCACTCTCACTTTGAGCGCAACCGACAAAGCCGCAGCTAATCTTCTTTTGAACAAAACAGGCACCACATCGACTGATGCGACAACTTACAATCTGGCCGCTGCGGAGGATTGGGCGGCAGGCGCCGATGCCGCCGTCAATGTGGCAGATCTCGCTGGTAATGGCATTATCGTAACCGTTGCGACTTCATCTTCCGGCGGTGGCGGCAATGGCAGCTCAACGACCACAACGGTCGATGGCGTTGAAATTGCCACGACAACGCAAGCGGACGGCACCGTAATAACCACTCTATTACCCATCACCGGAACACGGGAAGACGATCCGTCTTCGCTGCTGAATGATCGCGCAGATATTCCGCTGATTACCGGAACATCGGGCAACACCTTACTAACTATCAGTTTACCCACTGGCGTGGGCGTGAATGCCCAGGGCTTGCCTCAGGAAATGAATTTGACCAATGCCAGAAGTGATCTGATCCAACGTATCGCACAACAAGCCGGACTCGATAGCACGGATGAAAGAGTTGTTAATCCGGTTGAAAATTTCTTGTCTACGCTCAATTCTGAAACCACACTCGGTATTCGCACCGTAACCCCCACAATTAATAGCAATCAAGCCCCCGAACTCCCCATTATCATTACAGGGACGGAAAATACCGGTGATCTCCGGCAGGCACTGATAATCGATGCCAGTAATCTGCCACCCGGCAGCATTCTTCAATTAATGAATGTCGCGTTTGCATTTATCGTCGGAGCAGTCAACATAACAGGAGGCGCCGGTGAAAATTATGTCGTAGGTGACGATCACAATCAATATATCGTGTTGGGCGCTGATAATGATGTTTTATTTGGCAGCGGTGGCGATGATACGATCGGTAGCCTTAGCGGCGACGATCAGACTTCGGGGGATACCGGCAATGATATCGTTTTCGGTGGCAGCGGCAACGATCGGTTAAGCGGTGGAAGCGGAAATGACCGACTCAACGGCGGATTGGGTTTCGATACTGCGGTACTGGAAGGAGGATTATCAGACTACCGGATTGAAATAAACAATGACAACGTTATGCTGACACAACTCAGTAATGAAGAAACGGATACATTGACGGATATCGAATTGCTCCAATTTGCTACCGGCAGTAGCGCAGTCATAGCTTACTCTGAGAATGAAGCGGTTGCGCATCATCTGGCAAGAACATGGCTGAAGCGTGATTTAACAGCGGTTGAAGGCAACGCGGTACAGAATTGGGAGAATGCGACTCCTGATGAAATCCTGACAGCTTTTTACAACCTTCCTGAAGACATTGAATTACATGATAAAACCAGTGATGAATTGCTCGCAGGTCTGAACACCAATCCATCGATTATCCGCCTGGACGCAATTCGAAACTTTACGGGCAGCGATGAAAACGATCTTGGTTATCTGCCGCTGGGACTATCCATCAATGCGAATGGTGGCGCAGGCCATGATGCTTTGCAGTTCCCGGGCACACGAGAAAATGTGCATGTGGAATTTTCAGGTGACTGGCTGGAATTAACGCAATTAAGCGATGGCGCCATGTTGAATCTGAAGAATGCTGAAATGATAGCCTTTGACAATGGAGAATCGGTTGTCATTGCACACAATGCAACTGAAGGGATTTTAGGCCGCCTATTCCATGGCTTCTTCGATCGGGATGCCACTATGGCTGAATGGCAATTGGGGCGGGAAGCACTGCAAGATCAGATCGATCCTGACACAATTCTGGATTGGTTCCAGCAGCGCGCCGATCTGGATGCGTTAACCGACGCAGACTACGTACAAACAATTTATTCCCGGACACTGGATCGTTCTGCAACTGACGATGAACTCAGCTTGCAAATGTCGCGGTTGGCTAACGGTCAAATTGAGCGAAAATGGCTGGCTGTCGAAATTGCACAGGGCAGCGAGGCAGCAACCCATTTAATCGGCAGCGTGATGCTGCAGGAGGGATGGATATGA
- a CDS encoding glycosyltransferase family 4 protein, which translates to MAEMSVEFIGLILSLAIFLSLLLMPITSSLAQKVGAIDIPKLRSVHTTPKPRMGGLAISISFVIICLIFFPLNAFFIAFLTGLIAIVITGAVDDIMEISPSWKFLGQFISATLFVYLSDMQVEHIGNILSIGDIQLGKASMFFTIFLLVGIINALNFTDGLDSLAGGISVIALAFLGYFAWSVNHDGLMIIAISLIGAIIGFLRHNSYPTRVFMGDSGSMMLGYVLGVMLVSLNHTAPQLPLSALAMIIALPLFDTLSVMAGRIFSKNNPFLSDRRHLHHRLIDIGLSHPAVVSVIYLAMFAFGLLAIMLQSKPDWVIFLSLISAGLLMFSWFMLVRGTGICSKKWTIPYFDKLRQSDVSKLMAHWLERWHSIGITILVALLLPVLLAPLFGLSGSKALILYGLAGLLVFFSFRTRRAADLSILHGTLYLNIFALILVYNLSALAQFSWLHEYINGLSVIACLSVMLKLVFTECKEIIFLSDFELLVLFIIGFVVFIVMGDLQISPMVLQAVQNTFLISIPFMMVMKINIRTHGQDRLYIFLPIIALVIMATRVSLA; encoded by the coding sequence ATGGCTGAAATGTCAGTTGAATTTATTGGATTAATATTATCTCTGGCAATTTTCTTGTCACTGTTGCTGATGCCAATTACTTCCAGCTTGGCTCAGAAGGTTGGGGCGATAGATATTCCAAAGCTGCGGAGTGTTCATACAACACCAAAGCCGCGAATGGGTGGCCTGGCAATTTCAATTAGTTTTGTAATAATTTGTTTGATTTTTTTTCCACTGAATGCTTTTTTTATTGCCTTTCTGACAGGATTGATCGCAATTGTCATAACCGGCGCTGTTGATGACATCATGGAAATTTCACCAAGCTGGAAATTTCTGGGTCAATTTATATCCGCAACATTGTTTGTTTATCTGAGCGACATGCAAGTTGAGCATATTGGGAATATTCTGAGTATTGGTGACATACAATTGGGTAAGGCATCGATGTTTTTCACGATATTTCTCTTGGTGGGGATCATCAATGCCCTGAACTTTACAGATGGGCTGGATAGTCTGGCGGGTGGAATCTCAGTAATTGCACTGGCATTCTTGGGTTATTTTGCCTGGAGTGTCAATCACGATGGGTTAATGATAATTGCCATATCTCTAATTGGTGCGATTATTGGTTTCTTACGTCACAACAGTTATCCCACCCGAGTTTTTATGGGCGATAGCGGGAGTATGATGTTGGGTTATGTGTTAGGGGTAATGCTTGTCAGTTTGAATCATACCGCTCCGCAACTGCCGCTATCCGCGCTTGCTATGATAATAGCGCTGCCGCTGTTTGATACATTGTCAGTAATGGCAGGGCGTATTTTTTCCAAGAACAATCCATTTCTTTCTGATCGAAGGCATTTGCATCATCGTTTGATCGATATCGGGTTGTCTCATCCGGCAGTAGTATCGGTGATCTATCTTGCGATGTTTGCCTTCGGTTTATTAGCAATCATGCTGCAATCCAAACCGGATTGGGTGATCTTTCTAAGTCTGATCAGCGCAGGATTGCTGATGTTTTCATGGTTCATGCTCGTACGAGGAACCGGTATTTGCAGCAAAAAATGGACGATTCCTTATTTTGATAAACTCAGGCAATCTGATGTTTCCAAACTGATGGCTCATTGGCTTGAAAGATGGCATTCAATCGGTATCACAATACTTGTGGCATTGCTGCTTCCTGTACTGCTTGCACCACTGTTTGGTTTAAGCGGTAGTAAGGCTTTGATATTATATGGTCTGGCAGGATTATTGGTATTTTTTTCCTTTCGCACGCGACGTGCAGCAGACTTAAGTATTCTGCATGGCACTTTGTATTTAAATATTTTTGCGTTGATACTGGTTTACAATCTCTCAGCGCTGGCTCAGTTTTCCTGGCTCCATGAGTATATAAACGGACTGTCGGTGATAGCATGTTTATCGGTGATGTTGAAGTTGGTGTTCACCGAATGTAAAGAAATTATCTTTTTATCAGACTTTGAGTTGTTGGTTCTTTTCATTATCGGGTTTGTGGTTTTTATAGTTATGGGGGATTTGCAAATTTCTCCAATGGTTTTGCAAGCTGTGCAAAACACCTTTTTGATATCTATTCCATTCATGATGGTTATGAAAATCAATATTCGTACTCATGGACAGGATCGTTTATATATTTTCTTGCCTATTATTGCACTTGTCATCATGGCGACCAGAGTCTCATTGGCATAG
- a CDS encoding polysaccharide deacetylase family protein, translating into MNILTYDIEDWFHMLDIECTATEAHWRNFKPRIHANVDRLLELTLLHGHKATFFCLGWVAKHYPEIIRRIDELGFEVASHSYMHQLVYQQTRCQFREDLRRSICTLENITGKKVKTYRAPGFSFVRGNTWIVETLLENGIERDSSIFPIERGHGGYKNFGRARPSLLGCASGQIKEFPISLGKILGKKLVFSGRGYFRLMPFWAIQKLTNQTDYMMTYFHPRDFDVDQPVLNIPLHRRFKSYIGLKGAHKKLDRCLARNKFIDIEAADKLVNWTRAPVVKMQSCSGYFE; encoded by the coding sequence ATGAATATTCTGACTTACGATATAGAAGATTGGTTTCATATGCTGGACATTGAGTGTACTGCTACAGAAGCTCACTGGCGCAATTTTAAGCCACGCATCCATGCCAATGTCGATCGTTTACTGGAGCTAACCTTGCTGCATGGGCATAAAGCAACTTTCTTTTGCCTGGGTTGGGTGGCTAAGCATTATCCGGAAATTATTCGCCGGATTGATGAGCTTGGTTTTGAAGTGGCTTCCCATTCATACATGCACCAACTAGTCTATCAGCAAACCCGGTGTCAATTCCGAGAAGATTTAAGGCGTTCAATTTGCACTCTGGAAAATATTACCGGAAAAAAAGTTAAAACCTATCGAGCACCCGGTTTCTCATTTGTTAGAGGAAATACCTGGATAGTCGAAACTTTGCTTGAAAATGGAATCGAAAGAGATAGTTCTATTTTTCCTATTGAACGAGGGCATGGCGGCTATAAAAACTTTGGACGAGCACGGCCTTCCCTATTAGGTTGTGCAAGCGGACAAATTAAAGAATTCCCAATCAGTCTTGGGAAGATTTTAGGTAAAAAATTAGTATTTTCCGGAAGAGGATATTTCAGATTGATGCCGTTCTGGGCGATTCAGAAATTGACCAATCAGACTGATTATATGATGACATATTTTCATCCGCGAGATTTTGATGTTGATCAGCCAGTTTTAAATATTCCGCTCCATCGAAGATTTAAATCCTATATAGGCTTGAAAGGTGCCCATAAGAAACTGGATCGATGTTTGGCTCGGAACAAATTTATTGACATCGAAGCAGCCGATAAGCTGGTGAATTGGACAAGAGCCCCGGTAGTTAAGATGCAATCCTGTAGTGGGTATTTCGAATAA
- a CDS encoding alpha/beta fold hydrolase, whose protein sequence is MDKDIPGWSQYRYPEQTGELRLASKSLGEGDPVLLIHGFGASSYSWRHIVEPLAQKYRVITIDLKGFGESPKPRDNAYSVYDQARLVRNFILENNLKNLHIIGHSYGGGVALAASIYLSSSHPNLQRSLVLIDSIAYPQELPGFVKILATPVLGPLVIHAIPNAVQVKSLLKKVYFNDAAIPQSTIDHYAGNLAKPNAKYATLTTVRQLLPADLQQFSENYSSLLLPALIIWSRDDEIVPLTIGERLHENLSNSKLIIFNEVGHAVQEEAPSRLLPHLQQFLDAQTHHGSSGL, encoded by the coding sequence ATGGACAAGGATATTCCGGGTTGGTCGCAATATCGTTATCCGGAACAGACGGGTGAATTGCGATTGGCATCTAAAAGTTTGGGTGAAGGGGATCCGGTGCTTCTGATTCACGGTTTTGGTGCCAGCAGTTATAGTTGGCGGCATATTGTTGAACCTTTGGCGCAGAAATACCGGGTAATCACCATTGATCTGAAAGGCTTTGGAGAATCGCCCAAACCACGCGATAACGCTTATTCCGTTTATGATCAGGCACGGTTGGTAAGGAATTTTATTCTTGAAAATAATCTGAAGAATCTTCACATTATCGGTCATTCTTACGGAGGCGGAGTAGCCTTGGCTGCATCGATCTATTTATCCTCTTCGCATCCGAACCTGCAGCGCAGTCTGGTGTTAATAGATAGTATTGCATATCCGCAAGAACTGCCCGGCTTTGTGAAAATACTGGCCACTCCGGTACTGGGTCCTCTAGTGATCCACGCTATTCCAAATGCTGTTCAGGTTAAAAGCTTGCTGAAGAAAGTGTATTTTAATGATGCCGCTATTCCGCAAAGCACCATTGATCACTATGCAGGCAATCTCGCCAAACCCAATGCAAAGTACGCAACACTCACCACCGTACGACAGTTGTTGCCGGCAGATTTACAGCAATTCTCAGAAAACTATTCGAGTTTGCTGCTTCCCGCCTTAATCATATGGAGCAGGGATGATGAAATTGTCCCACTGACCATTGGTGAGCGTCTGCATGAGAATTTGTCCAATTCGAAGCTGATTATCTTTAATGAGGTGGGTCATGCCGTGCAGGAGGAAGCGCCATCAAGGCTATTACCTCATTTACAGCAATTTCTGGATGCACAAACACATCATGGATCATCCGGATTGTAG